The following proteins are encoded in a genomic region of Bacillus sp. FJAT-22090:
- the rbsK gene encoding ribokinase translates to MNITVVGSTNMDLVYLVPHIVKAGETLHSTKHELFFGGKGANQAVTASQLGAKVYFIGNVGADNFGEQVKQNLQAKGVNTDSVQKVGLTGQAIIQVADSGENSIVLFPGANFLVTADQIHTDRKLIEASDVLLLQLEIPMQAVEMAADIAAKKNVHIILNPAPAQKISDSLLSKVSILTPNETELEILTGLKTETEEDLFHACSLLLKKGVDAVVVTLGEKGSYYMNSNEYGYVKTKVVEATDTTGAGDAFNGALAVGLCQGSSLRDSISFATKIATYVVTQMGAQPTIPSSLQVNKG, encoded by the coding sequence ATGAATATAACAGTTGTAGGGAGCACTAATATGGATCTTGTATACCTAGTTCCGCATATTGTAAAAGCAGGCGAAACGTTACACAGTACAAAACATGAGTTGTTTTTTGGAGGAAAAGGAGCAAATCAAGCTGTTACTGCTAGTCAGTTAGGAGCTAAAGTTTATTTTATAGGTAATGTAGGTGCAGATAACTTCGGGGAACAAGTTAAGCAAAACTTACAAGCTAAAGGGGTAAATACTGATTCAGTCCAAAAAGTTGGGTTGACTGGGCAAGCAATAATTCAAGTAGCTGACTCTGGAGAAAACTCAATCGTACTATTTCCCGGAGCAAACTTTCTAGTTACTGCTGACCAAATCCATACAGATAGAAAGTTAATTGAAGCTAGTGACGTTCTCCTCTTACAGTTGGAAATTCCGATGCAAGCAGTTGAAATGGCTGCTGATATTGCTGCTAAAAAAAATGTACATATTATCTTAAATCCTGCACCTGCACAAAAAATAAGTGACTCTTTATTGAGTAAAGTTTCTATTTTAACACCTAATGAAACTGAGTTAGAAATACTTACTGGTTTAAAAACGGAAACCGAGGAAGACCTTTTCCATGCATGCTCCCTATTACTTAAAAAAGGAGTAGATGCAGTTGTTGTTACGTTAGGAGAAAAAGGCTCCTATTATATGAATAGTAATGAATATGGATACGTAAAAACAAAGGTAGTAGAAGCTACGGATACAACGGGAGCTGGCGATGCGTTTAATGGGGCATTAGCTGTAGGTTTATGTCAAGGAAGCTCATTAAGAGATAGTATCTCATTTGCAACAAAAATTGCGACATATGTTGTTACTCAAATGGGAGCACAACCTACTATCCCCTCCTCCCTTCAAGTAAACAAAGGATGA
- a CDS encoding nucleoside hydrolase: MTIPVIIDCDPGIDDVMALTLAFAHPELDIKLITTEPGNQTQEKTINNALAFTSYMKRDIEIARGLNNPFFRKLEIADDVHGENGLGDVSFPEPTIRLSNRNAIEAMKETLLASDEKIVLIATGPLTNVGALLLAHPEVKSKIKYISYMGGAAVGGNMTPTTEFNVYVDPHAAEIVFQSGIPIVMSGLDVTHKAYVTLEELKTIEEIGSDFAHKVVKMLRFYVNAAKQTAFHGPDFEKRIRLHDLCAVSYVLTPELFDGDNCYVAVELEGRHTAGTTVVDYSQRTGLPHNVKVLHTVHREKFVEQFLNAVKIMSRQIG; this comes from the coding sequence ATGACCATACCTGTAATTATTGACTGTGATCCTGGGATAGATGACGTTATGGCACTAACCTTAGCCTTCGCACATCCGGAATTGGATATCAAATTAATCACGACAGAGCCCGGAAACCAAACGCAAGAAAAAACAATTAACAACGCACTGGCCTTTACTAGTTACATGAAAAGAGATATTGAGATTGCTAGAGGTTTAAATAATCCATTTTTTCGTAAACTCGAAATTGCTGATGACGTCCACGGCGAGAACGGACTTGGTGATGTCTCTTTCCCAGAACCTACTATTCGCTTAAGCAATCGAAATGCAATTGAAGCAATGAAAGAAACATTATTAGCTAGTGATGAAAAAATAGTTCTAATAGCTACTGGTCCCCTGACAAATGTAGGTGCTCTCTTATTAGCACATCCTGAAGTAAAATCAAAAATAAAATATATTTCCTATATGGGAGGAGCTGCTGTTGGGGGAAATATGACACCAACTACGGAATTCAATGTCTACGTTGATCCCCATGCAGCTGAAATTGTTTTTCAATCCGGAATTCCAATTGTGATGAGCGGACTAGATGTTACACATAAAGCTTATGTCACATTAGAAGAGTTAAAGACTATCGAGGAAATTGGCTCTGATTTTGCACATAAGGTAGTCAAGATGCTTCGCTTTTATGTAAATGCAGCAAAACAAACAGCTTTTCATGGACCAGATTTTGAAAAACGGATTCGTTTACATGATTTGTGTGCAGTATCTTATGTTCTGACACCTGAGTTATTTGATGGGGATAATTGTTACGTTGCTGTTGAATTAGAAGGAAGACATACAGCAGGAACAACGGTTGTAGACTATTCACAACGAACTGGGCTTCCGCATAATGTGAAAGTATTACATACGGTTCACAGAGAGAAGTTCGTTGAACAATTTCTGAACGCCGTTAAAATAATGAGCCGTCAAATCGGTTAA
- a CDS encoding ECF transporter S component, which translates to MKRSFKDDFNMMAMLLIPIAVAINLVGFQLANVLRLPIFLDTIGTILVGVIAGPWVALLAGLITNLINAIFNPVYLPYALTSMAIGIGAGYLSKYGFFKNVPKTIVSGIIITFIAVIVSAPITVLVFGGATGNTSSLITATFLASGQQLWTAVFSSSFITEVADKVVSVLVVYFIVKGMSDRYLSKMNYGDLYMKRNNKK; encoded by the coding sequence ATGAAACGTAGTTTTAAAGATGATTTTAATATGATGGCAATGTTACTAATTCCTATTGCTGTAGCTATTAATCTAGTAGGTTTTCAGTTAGCCAATGTACTTCGGTTACCTATTTTCTTAGACACTATTGGAACGATACTAGTGGGTGTAATTGCAGGTCCTTGGGTTGCACTACTAGCAGGCCTTATAACAAACCTAATTAATGCTATTTTCAACCCGGTATATTTACCCTATGCATTAACATCTATGGCGATTGGTATTGGAGCAGGTTATCTTTCTAAATACGGATTCTTCAAAAACGTACCTAAAACCATTGTTTCCGGTATCATTATTACTTTTATAGCCGTAATTGTCTCTGCACCAATAACAGTTCTAGTATTTGGAGGAGCAACAGGAAATACCTCTTCTCTAATTACCGCTACTTTCTTAGCATCTGGGCAACAATTATGGACAGCAGTTTTTTCTTCCAGCTTTATCACTGAAGTAGCGGATAAGGTTGTTTCTGTATTAGTCGTTTACTTTATCGTTAAAGGTATGTCAGATCGCTATTTATCTAAAATGAATTATGGAGATTTATATATGAAGCGTAATAACAAGAAATGA
- the tatA gene encoding twin-arginine translocase TatA/TatE family subunit, which translates to MPNIGVPGLIIILVIALIVFGPSKLPQLGKAVGQTLREFKNSTKDIVDEVADEFKIDNKESLDKKKS; encoded by the coding sequence ATGCCAAATATCGGAGTACCGGGTTTAATTATCATTTTAGTAATTGCCCTAATCGTATTCGGTCCATCAAAACTACCTCAATTAGGTAAAGCAGTTGGACAAACGTTAAGAGAATTTAAAAACTCAACTAAAGATATCGTAGACGAAGTAGCAGATGAATTTAAAATAGACAATAAAGAATCTTTGGATAAAAAGAAAAGCTAA
- a CDS encoding energy-coupling factor transporter transmembrane component T, with protein MKQNLLLQLHPMTKFYFSLFILGIVLIMPGYIFAFTIFPVLVLIAMLAGVTKEFLNIVLKALLSVLIIVFIMQMLFYPGENVLWEWGIFKIKQEGLNYGLLLTSRILAIGSAFILFFRITEVRDFVKSLEDKGLPPMGAYVVLSTLQIIPEMRRQANTIMEAQKTRGVETEGSLLVRAKAFIPTLTPLILSSIAGTEERAITLESRAFSAPVKKTSLHQLTKNTADRILPLIYLLILIGLLVWRFFL; from the coding sequence TTGAAACAGAATCTTTTACTTCAACTTCATCCAATGACAAAATTCTATTTCTCTCTCTTTATTTTAGGAATAGTACTTATTATGCCTGGATATATTTTTGCCTTTACTATCTTCCCTGTTTTAGTACTAATTGCAATGCTTGCAGGTGTAACGAAAGAATTTCTTAATATTGTTTTAAAGGCATTATTAAGTGTATTAATCATCGTATTCATTATGCAAATGTTGTTCTACCCTGGTGAAAATGTACTTTGGGAATGGGGAATTTTTAAAATCAAACAAGAAGGATTGAATTATGGGCTATTATTGACATCTCGAATTCTCGCTATAGGATCTGCATTTATATTATTTTTCCGCATAACTGAGGTACGAGATTTTGTTAAGTCTTTAGAAGATAAGGGTCTTCCACCAATGGGAGCCTATGTGGTGTTATCAACACTTCAAATTATTCCCGAAATGCGTCGTCAAGCTAACACAATTATGGAAGCACAAAAAACTCGCGGTGTAGAAACAGAAGGCTCTTTACTTGTTCGCGCTAAAGCTTTTATACCAACACTAACGCCCCTTATTTTATCCTCAATAGCAGGAACCGAAGAACGAGCAATAACGCTTGAATCGCGTGCATTTTCAGCACCAGTAAAAAAGACAAGCCTACACCAATTAACTAAAAATACTGCAGACCGTATTTTACCATTAATCTATTTACTAATCTTAATAGGTCTACTTGTATGGAGGTTTTTCTTATGA
- a CDS encoding energy-coupling factor ABC transporter ATP-binding protein, whose translation MTVMIDLKNVSYRYPVSDDFVLKNVSFSIERGKFTAIIGNNGSGKTTLCNTIRGFIPHFYKGDLEGEVIVDKKRMSDYQLGQLGEKVGYVFQNPFIQVSGVKDNVFEEVAYGLENLGVPVEEIKKRVEEVLTLVKIEHLRDKNPFDLSGGQRQRVALASIIVMDPDILVIDEPTSQLDPIGTEQIFDIIRLMKERGKTIVLVEHKMDLIAEYADNLLVMHEGELVMNGPVREVFANPAFRKYEIQYPHVTEIALQLQNLGMPLSFLPVRDIELAEALNMTGVNEYDRTSLK comes from the coding sequence ATGACAGTAATGATTGATTTAAAAAATGTGTCTTATCGCTATCCAGTAAGCGATGATTTTGTATTAAAAAATGTGTCATTTTCAATAGAAAGAGGGAAATTTACAGCAATTATCGGTAATAATGGTTCTGGTAAAACAACACTTTGTAATACAATTCGCGGGTTCATTCCACATTTTTATAAAGGGGATTTAGAAGGAGAAGTTATCGTAGACAAAAAAAGAATGTCTGATTATCAATTAGGCCAACTTGGAGAAAAAGTAGGATATGTATTTCAAAATCCTTTTATTCAAGTGTCTGGAGTAAAAGATAATGTATTCGAGGAAGTTGCATATGGCTTAGAAAACCTAGGCGTTCCTGTGGAAGAGATAAAAAAACGGGTCGAAGAAGTACTAACACTAGTTAAGATTGAGCATTTACGTGACAAAAATCCCTTCGATCTCTCAGGTGGACAAAGACAACGTGTTGCTCTTGCATCCATAATCGTTATGGATCCAGATATATTGGTCATTGATGAACCGACTTCCCAACTCGACCCTATTGGTACGGAACAAATTTTTGATATTATTCGATTAATGAAAGAGCGTGGCAAAACCATTGTTTTAGTCGAACATAAAATGGATTTAATCGCTGAATACGCTGATAATTTGCTTGTTATGCACGAAGGTGAGTTAGTAATGAATGGGCCTGTTCGTGAAGTATTTGCAAATCCCGCGTTTAGAAAGTATGAAATCCAATACCCACATGTGACGGAAATTGCACTACAACTACAAAACTTAGGGATGCCACTTTCTTTCCTTCCTGTACGTGATATAGAACTAGCGGAAGCATTAAATATGACTGGAGTGAATGAATATGACAGAACTTCACTTAAATAA
- a CDS encoding energy-coupling factor ABC transporter ATP-binding protein → MTELHLNNVSFSYPDGTKALENLTLSIETGERVAIVGQNGAGKTTAVKLMNGLLKPTEGNVLVGDWDTKDHTTAQVSRKVGYVFQNPDDQIFHNDVESEVRFGPKNMGFEPNRVDELTAWAMKLCGISEFAEENPYNLPYSVRKFVTIASVLAMDSDIIILDEPTAGQDKIGLQVLGNLLQVLEEKQKSVITITHDMEFVTDYFTRIVVMANRKLVADDNAQMVFYNADILEKSMLKPPAVAQIAKLLKFPPGILSKSQLVEVILKTR, encoded by the coding sequence ATGACAGAACTTCACTTAAATAATGTAAGCTTTTCATATCCAGACGGAACAAAAGCACTTGAAAACCTTACTCTATCCATTGAAACTGGGGAGCGCGTAGCAATTGTAGGTCAAAATGGAGCAGGGAAAACAACTGCAGTAAAGCTTATGAATGGTTTGTTAAAACCTACGGAAGGTAACGTATTAGTTGGGGACTGGGATACGAAAGATCATACTACAGCGCAAGTTTCGAGGAAGGTAGGATATGTATTCCAAAACCCAGACGATCAAATATTCCATAATGATGTTGAATCCGAGGTCCGTTTTGGACCAAAAAATATGGGATTTGAACCCAACCGTGTAGATGAATTAACAGCTTGGGCGATGAAATTATGTGGCATTTCCGAATTTGCAGAAGAAAACCCATATAACTTACCTTATTCCGTTAGAAAGTTTGTAACAATTGCGTCTGTATTAGCAATGGATTCTGATATTATCATTTTAGATGAGCCAACTGCAGGTCAAGACAAGATTGGTTTGCAAGTACTTGGTAATTTACTTCAAGTATTAGAAGAAAAGCAGAAGTCTGTAATCACCATTACTCATGACATGGAATTTGTAACGGACTATTTTACACGTATCGTTGTAATGGCGAACCGAAAATTAGTAGCAGATGACAATGCACAAATGGTTTTTTATAATGCAGACATTTTAGAAAAAAGCATGTTAAAACCTCCTGCTGTAGCTCAAATTGCGAAACTACTTAAATTTCCACCTGGAATTCTATCAAAGAGTCAATTAGTGGAAGTAATTTTAAAAACTCGTTAA